In a genomic window of Streptomyces sp. SJL17-4:
- the lhgO gene encoding L-2-hydroxyglutarate oxidase, with protein MFDCDVLVIGGGIVGLSTAYALTRAAPGTRVTVLEKEHALASHQTGRNSGVIHSGIYYRPGSLKARFAVEGAAEMVKFCAEWGIPYEVTGKLVVATAREELPRLHALVQRGRENGIPVRELGPAQISEYEPRVRGLAAIHVGTTGICDYGAVSRRLAESSRARILYGAEVTVIDRRPWGVAVRTADGRVVRARVLVNCAGLHCDRIARLAGDDPGMRIVPFRGEYYELRDPSLVRGLVYPVPDPAFPFLGVHLTRGIDGGVHIGPNAVPALAREGYGWSVVRPRELAGTLAWPGSWAIARAHWRYGAGELRRSVSKRAFTEAVQRLLPVVSESDLRRADAGVRAQAVLRDGTLVDDFLIREAPRTVHVLNAPSPAATASLPIGREVAGRALARL; from the coding sequence GTGTTTGACTGTGACGTGCTGGTGATCGGCGGTGGGATCGTCGGTCTGTCGACGGCGTACGCCCTGACGCGCGCCGCTCCCGGCACCCGGGTCACGGTCCTGGAGAAGGAGCACGCGCTCGCGAGCCACCAGACCGGGCGCAACAGCGGGGTGATCCACAGCGGGATCTACTACCGGCCGGGGTCGCTCAAGGCCCGGTTCGCGGTCGAGGGCGCGGCCGAAATGGTCAAGTTCTGCGCGGAGTGGGGCATTCCGTACGAGGTGACGGGCAAGCTCGTCGTCGCCACCGCGCGCGAGGAGCTGCCCCGGCTGCACGCGCTCGTGCAGCGCGGCAGGGAGAACGGCATCCCGGTGCGCGAGCTCGGCCCCGCCCAGATCAGCGAGTACGAGCCCCGGGTGCGGGGCCTCGCCGCGATCCACGTGGGAACGACCGGCATCTGCGACTACGGGGCGGTGTCCCGGCGGCTCGCCGAGTCCTCCCGGGCCCGGATCCTGTACGGGGCCGAGGTCACCGTCATCGACCGGCGGCCCTGGGGGGTCGCCGTGCGGACGGCGGACGGCCGGGTGGTGCGGGCGCGGGTCCTGGTCAACTGCGCGGGCCTGCACTGCGACCGGATCGCGCGGCTCGCGGGCGACGACCCGGGCATGCGGATCGTGCCCTTCCGGGGGGAGTACTACGAGCTCCGGGACCCCTCGCTCGTGCGGGGTCTCGTCTATCCGGTGCCGGACCCCGCCTTCCCGTTCCTCGGGGTGCATCTGACGCGGGGGATCGACGGCGGCGTCCACATCGGGCCGAACGCGGTCCCGGCGCTCGCCCGTGAGGGATACGGCTGGTCCGTCGTCCGCCCGCGCGAGCTGGCCGGCACGCTCGCGTGGCCCGGCTCGTGGGCCATCGCCCGGGCGCACTGGCGGTACGGGGCGGGTGAGCTGCGGCGGTCGGTGTCGAAGCGGGCGTTCACGGAGGCGGTGCAGCGGCTGCTGCCGGTGGTGTCGGAGTCGGACCTGAGACGGGCGGACGCGGGGGTGCGGGCGCAGGCGGTGCTGCGGGACGGGACGCTGGTCGACGACTTCCTGATCCGGGAGGCGCCTCGGACGGTCCACGTCCTGAACGCGCCTTCGCCGGCGGCGACGGCCTCGCTGCCGATCGGCCGGGAGGTGGCGGGGCGGGCGCTGGCGCGGCTGTAG
- the trmB gene encoding tRNA (guanosine(46)-N7)-methyltransferase TrmB, translating into MSEQPENIARPLADAADLDGAADAADPVESAESAESVRPVSQRGSQRFAPGEGPLPDPAGSHHERRIRSFQPRRSRVTAGQAEALLKRWPDWGLDIDGKRVLDLGEMFDGLPVVLEIGFGMGEATAQMAAADPGTGILAVDVHTPGQGNLLGLADRNGMTNVRVANGDAIILLREMLDKDSLDGCRVYFPDPWPKARHHKRRLIQPEFLSLLATRLKPGAVLHCATDWESYAEQMLEVLSAHPDFENTQADGGFSPRPDFRPLTRFEGQGLDKGHVVNDLLFRRK; encoded by the coding sequence GTGTCTGAGCAGCCAGAGAACATCGCGCGCCCCCTCGCCGACGCCGCCGACCTCGACGGCGCCGCCGACGCCGCCGACCCCGTCGAGTCCGCCGAGTCCGCCGAGTCCGTCCGGCCCGTCTCGCAGCGGGGCAGTCAGCGGTTCGCGCCCGGTGAGGGCCCCCTGCCCGATCCCGCCGGGTCTCATCACGAGCGGCGGATCCGCAGCTTCCAGCCGCGGCGCAGCCGCGTCACGGCCGGCCAGGCCGAGGCCCTGCTGAAGCGGTGGCCCGACTGGGGCCTCGACATCGACGGCAAGCGGGTCCTCGACCTCGGCGAGATGTTCGACGGGCTGCCCGTCGTCCTCGAGATCGGCTTCGGCATGGGCGAGGCGACCGCGCAGATGGCCGCCGCCGACCCCGGCACCGGCATCCTCGCCGTCGACGTCCACACCCCCGGCCAGGGCAATCTCCTCGGCCTCGCCGACCGGAACGGCATGACCAACGTCCGGGTCGCCAACGGCGACGCGATCATCCTGCTCCGCGAGATGCTCGACAAGGACTCCCTCGACGGCTGCCGCGTCTACTTCCCGGACCCCTGGCCCAAGGCCCGCCACCACAAGCGGCGCCTCATCCAGCCCGAGTTCCTCAGCCTCCTCGCGACCCGGCTCAAGCCCGGCGCCGTGCTGCACTGCGCCACCGACTGGGAGTCGTACGCCGAGCAGATGCTGGAGGTGCTCTCCGCGCACCCCGACTTCGAGAACACGCAGGCCGACGGCGGATTCTCGCCCCGGCCCGACTTCCGGCCGCTCACCCGCTTCGAGGGGCAGGGGCTCGACAAGGGCCACGTCGTGAACGATCTCCTCTTCCGGCGGAAGTGA
- a CDS encoding PrsW family intramembrane metalloprotease: protein MSFPAPTEAGAAPVPHRDTEEPAFPAAADRSQWRYRPRRDFWRSRLLRAVALVTVLAICALFILGLVREQTGTEGFLVGLGLAVLPVPLLMAAFRWLDRVEPGPWKNLLFAFAWGAFAAALVAILANSFAVRWIATATADPASADTLGATVVAPVVEETAKAAAILLLFLFRRKHFGGLVDGVVIAGFTATGFAFTENILYLGNAFGEDQEFGSTGLGSVTAATFFVRVVMSPFAHPLFTVLTGIGFGFAALAPRGKRLRRVLLPLAGLLLAMGMHAAWNGSATFGGPLAFYAVYGALMVPAFGLLTWLAVWSRQRELRTISGELPAYAAAGWLSPAEPLALSSMRARRLARTFAARTSGQPAARAVGEYESFATTLAFLRDRARRGTAGADFPAREQELLHHLWQRRAVASPALTYAARATGQVWAPPQYLDYDGFNPYRS, encoded by the coding sequence GTGTCCTTCCCCGCCCCCACCGAAGCCGGTGCCGCCCCCGTCCCCCACCGGGACACCGAGGAGCCGGCCTTCCCGGCCGCCGCCGACCGGTCCCAGTGGCGCTACCGGCCCCGCCGGGACTTCTGGCGCAGCCGGCTGCTCCGGGCCGTCGCCCTCGTCACCGTGCTGGCGATCTGCGCGCTGTTCATCCTCGGTCTCGTCCGCGAGCAGACCGGCACGGAGGGCTTCCTGGTCGGCCTGGGCCTCGCCGTGCTTCCCGTACCGCTGCTGATGGCGGCGTTCCGCTGGCTCGACCGGGTCGAGCCGGGTCCCTGGAAGAACCTGCTCTTCGCGTTCGCGTGGGGTGCCTTCGCCGCCGCGCTCGTCGCGATCCTGGCCAATTCCTTCGCGGTCCGCTGGATCGCGACGGCCACCGCCGATCCGGCCTCGGCGGACACGCTCGGCGCGACCGTCGTCGCGCCGGTGGTGGAGGAGACCGCGAAGGCCGCCGCGATCCTGCTGCTCTTCCTCTTCCGCAGGAAGCACTTCGGCGGGCTCGTCGACGGCGTCGTGATCGCCGGGTTCACCGCGACCGGCTTCGCCTTCACCGAGAACATCCTCTACCTCGGGAACGCCTTCGGCGAGGACCAGGAGTTCGGCTCCACCGGCCTCGGCTCGGTGACGGCCGCGACCTTCTTCGTCCGGGTCGTCATGTCGCCGTTCGCGCATCCGCTCTTCACCGTGCTCACCGGCATCGGCTTCGGCTTCGCCGCCCTCGCACCGCGCGGCAAGCGGCTGCGCCGGGTGCTGCTGCCGCTCGCCGGGCTGCTGCTCGCCATGGGCATGCACGCCGCCTGGAACGGCTCGGCCACCTTCGGCGGCCCCCTGGCCTTCTACGCGGTGTACGGGGCGCTCATGGTCCCGGCCTTCGGCCTGCTGACCTGGCTCGCGGTCTGGAGCCGGCAGCGCGAGCTGCGCACGATATCCGGCGAGCTCCCGGCGTACGCGGCGGCCGGCTGGCTCTCCCCCGCCGAGCCGCTCGCGCTCTCCTCGATGCGCGCCCGCCGGCTGGCCCGCACCTTCGCCGCCCGTACGTCCGGGCAGCCGGCCGCGCGGGCCGTCGGCGAGTACGAGTCCTTCGCGACGACCCTGGCGTTCCTCCGGGACCGGGCCCGGCGCGGCACCGCCGGAGCGGACTTCCCGGCCCGGGAGCAGGAGTTGCTGCACCATCTGTGGCAGCGCCGGGCGGTCGCCTCCCCCGCCCTCACGTACGCGGCGCGGGCGACGGGCCAGGTCTGGGCACCGCCGCAGTACTTGGACTACGACGGCTTCAACCCGTACCGCAGCTGA